From the Deinococcota bacterium genome, one window contains:
- a CDS encoding MBL fold metallo-hydrolase, translated as MTGFARVEEIGRGLWRLPLRSLTLPPFDHTNAYLVAAGGEAVLVDPGAGDAEALAAVRGTLERAGAQTLKAILLTHTHPDHVAGLGAVRAAFGRPLVLVHPLELGRIAEAEALGAGRVQVGELSIEAIHSPGHSPGHLSFHLPALATALVGDVLAGEGTTWVGVPEGNMRDYLASLERLASLPLELIGPGHGPLIRAPQAKLAEVKAHRLAREARLVALLQAGPQTLLALRAGVYPSLPHEGLHVPAQKTLLAHLEKLIAEGRVGRQGAGETARYGLRG; from the coding sequence GTGACGGGGTTCGCGCGGGTGGAGGAGATCGGCCGGGGCCTCTGGCGCTTGCCGCTCAGGAGCCTCACCCTGCCGCCCTTCGACCATACCAACGCCTACCTGGTCGCCGCTGGCGGCGAGGCGGTGCTGGTGGACCCCGGTGCAGGGGACGCCGAGGCGCTCGCCGCCGTCCGCGGAACGCTCGAGCGGGCGGGCGCCCAAACGCTCAAGGCTATCTTGCTGACCCACACCCACCCCGATCACGTCGCGGGCCTGGGGGCGGTGCGGGCCGCCTTTGGCCGGCCTCTGGTCCTGGTCCATCCGCTCGAGCTAGGGCGTATCGCCGAGGCAGAGGCCTTGGGGGCCGGCCGCGTCCAGGTGGGCGAGCTGAGCATCGAGGCCATCCACAGCCCCGGCCACAGCCCCGGCCACCTCAGCTTCCATCTCCCCGCGCTGGCCACGGCGCTCGTCGGCGACGTCTTGGCGGGAGAGGGCACGACCTGGGTCGGCGTGCCGGAGGGGAACATGCGCGACTACCTGGCGTCCCTGGAGCGCTTAGCGAGCCTGCCGCTCGAGCTGATCGGCCCCGGCCACGGCCCGCTCATCCGCGCGCCCCAAGCGAAGCTCGCCGAGGTCAAAGCTCACAGGCTCGCTCGAGAGGCGCGGCTTGTAGCGCTCTTGCAGGCAGGCCCGCAGACGCTCTTGGCGCTGAGAGCGGGCGTCTACCCTTCGCTGCCGCACGAAGGGCTCCACGTCCCGGCGCAAAAGACGCTCTTGGCGCACTTGGAGAAGCTCATCGCCG